TTCCAGAATAAATTCAGTTTGTGATTCTTGTCAAATGGCCAAGAGCCATCAGCTACCTTATCAAAGATCCTTGAGAGAATCCTCTGCTCCTTTGGAGCTTGTCTATTCTGATGTTTGGGGGCCGGCTGTAGACTCTTTTGGCAATTACAAGTATTACGTAAGCTTCATTGATGACTACAGCAAATTCACCTGGATTTATCTTCTAAAACATAAATCTGAAGTTTTCCAGCGTTTTCATGAATTCCAAAGTCTAGTTGAGCGCCAGTTATGCAAGAAAATTCTAGCCGTTCAATCTGATTGGGGCGGGGAGTATGAGAGAttaaactcatttttctccaaagTTGGGATTAGTCATCATGTGTCCTGTCCTCACACCCATCAACAAAATGGAGCAGCTGAACGAAAGCACAGACACATTGTTGAAGTGGGGTTAGCTCTTCTCGCACATTCCTCTATGCCCCTCAAATATTGGGATCAGGCATTTCTAGCTGCTACCTATCTCATCAACAGGATTCCCAGTCGTGTTATTCACAACACCACGCCCCTAGAACAGCTCTTCAAGTTACAAGTTGACTATAATTCGCTCAGAACTTTTGGGTGTGCTTGCTGGCCCAACCTGCGCCCCTATAACAATCACAAGCTTGCTTTTAGATCCAAGCAATGCGTGTTTCTTGGCTATAGTAACATGCATAAAGGGttcaaatgtttagatattgCTACTGGCCGCATTTATATTTCTCGTGATGTGGTTTTTGATGAGCATGTTTTTCCCTTTACCAAATTACATCTGAATGCCGGATCCCGTTTTCGCCTTGAAGAACTTCTTTtaccttctgaaaattccagggGCGCACAAATATGTGACGATGTGCATGTTCCTCCTACCTGTGCTACTAATCGTGTGGGAGTATTTCAGGAAGAAACTGCAGCAGCCGCAGGAGAAAATTTGGAAGAAAATCCAACAGCACATGATCACATGCAGTCCACCTTGGACGGAGCGCCCGAGGTTGATCCGGTGCAGGTAAGAGGAGTAGATCCCGGAGCGGATGTTTCTGCAGCGCAATCAGCGCATCCGCCGAATCCGGGTGCGGCAGCTGGCTCGCACGCGTCCGtcgctgggggggggggggaaatcGACCCTCCTGGATCTTCTGCGCCACAAATCACGGATGATGTCGGGACACATGAGCACGCGCCTGGATTAGCTACATCCGGGCCTGCGCCCGCGGGTTCTGATGACCCCGGTGCGGCTTCAACGCGTCCAAGGATGCACGCCCAGGGCGGTATCCGCAAGCCACGTGTTTACACTGATGGCACCATAAGGTATGGTTTATTAGCAGCAAATGGTGAACCTAACACCTTGCATGAAGCCTTGGCAGATAATAATTGGAAACATGCCATGGACGAAGAGTTTCTAGCCTTGCACAAAAACAAAACATGGCGTCTGGTGCCACCGGCTCCAGGAAGGAACGTCATTGattgtaaatgggtctacaaggtTAAAAGAAAAGCTGATGGATCAATTGATAGATACAAAGCCAGGCTAGTAGCCAAGGGATTCAAGCAAAGGTATGGGattgattatgaagatactTTCAGTCCAGTAGTAAAGGCTGCAACTATCAGGCTAGTTCTGTCTATTGCTATCTCACGAGGATGGACTCTTCGTCAGTTAGATGTGCAGAACgcgtttcttcatggtgttcttgAGGAAGAAGTCTACATGAGACAACCTCCTGGGTATCAAGATAAGTATCACCCTCAGTACATTTGTAAACTGGATAAAGCCTTGTATGGATTAAAGCAGGCTCCTCGAGCCTGGTATTATCGGTTGAACACCAAGCTGCAAGAAATGGGGTTCAAACCTTCAAAGGGGGATACTTCTCTTTTTTACTTCAGAAAAGGTGCTTTAATGGTGTTTATTCTTATTTATGTCGATGATATCATAGTGGCCAGCTCATCACCAGAAGGTACAAAACAGCTACTGAAAGCTCTCAAGTCTGATTTTGCATTAAAGGATCTGGGGGAACTTCATTATTTCCTTGGTATAGAGGTATCTAAAATAAATAATGGAATTTTGTTGTCTCAATCGAAATATAGCAATGATATTCTGAAGAGAACAAGTATGGTAAATTGCAAACCATGTAGCACGCCTATTTTCATCACTGAGAAGCTATCTGCATATGAGGGAACAACGCTGAGTGCTGAAGATGCAACACGGTTCAGAAGTATTGTTGGAGCTCTGCAATACTTAACCCTCACAAGACCGGACATTGCCTTTGCTGTCAACAAAGTATGCCAATTTCTTCACAAGCCAACCACCATACATTGGAAAGCTGTGAAGCGAATATTGAGATACATAAGATTCACAGTTGCGTTAGAACTCGGGATCATCAGATCTCGCTCATCACTTGTCAGTGGCTTCTCTGATGCAGACTGGGCAGGATGTGTTGATGATAGACGCTCCACTGGAGGCTTTGCTATATTCTTTGGAGGAAATCTCGTCTCTTGGAGTGCACGTAAGCAGGCTACAGTCTCCCGATCCAGTACAGAAGCCGAGTATAAAGCGAAGGTGAATGCCACGGCTGAGATAATATGGATTCAGTCTCTTCTTCGAGAGCTTGGTATTAAAAGTTCCCCGGCTGCTGTACTATGGTGTGACAATTTAGGAGCTACCTATTTGTCAGCAAATCTGGTCTTCCATGCTAGAACTAAGCATATAGAGATTGACTATCACTTTGTTCGAGAGCGAGTTGCACAGAAACAACTTCAGATCCGATTTATTGGTACTAGTGATCAAATAGCGGATGGTTTAACCAAACCGCTAAATTCGTGCAAGCTAGAAGAATTGAAGTACAATCTGAACCTTGGAGTGGCAGGTTGAGATTGAGGGAGGATGTTAGCTATAGCTGTGTGCGTGTGTTGACGTGCATGACAAGGAAACATGCATATCTGTAATTAACTCGATCTCTGGTTGTTAGGAAATCACAGCTAGCTAGGAGATACCGTATATAGGCTTACTATATCTGTTGTAAACGCTGGATAAGAATAGCAACCAGAGATCCAATCTTGTAAGCTACGGGAGAGGCTCTTTCTCCCTATATTAACACACGCGGCTCCTACGGGAGTAATAACGCTTCCCAATAATTCACAACGCTTCCCAATAATTCACACGGGATCCCGGCTTACACCTTCTTCGCCTGGAGCGTTTCCGCCCTTGCCGTGTTCCTCCAGCTTCCTTCCCTCCGCATGGagggtcgtcgtcgtcagccAAGCTTCAAGGAGCTCGGAGACTCTCCTCTCAACGTCTTGGGTGTCCCACCCATGCCGGCTTCTCATCTCAACCGCGAAATGCTCGAGGACCCCAGTAGCGAGATATACCGGGCGATGAAGAGCTCGTTCAGCAAGAACCTGGAGGCCGACGGCATGCTGGTGAACACGTTCGCGTCGCTAGAGGCTCGGGCACTGGGAGCCCTCAAGAACCCAGAGTTTCTTCTTCTCGGAAGTGAGCTCACAGTGCCTCCGGTGTACTCCGTCGGGCCACTCGTTGAGCGGGCAGCAGGCCGTGAGACAAGAGAAGAGCACGAGTGCCTCGCATGGCTCGATGAGCAACCAGAGCACAGCGTCGTGTTCCTCTGTTTCGGAAGCATAGGGTACCACACGGAGGCCCAGCTCAAGGAGATGGCCGTCGGCCTCGAGAGATCCGGCCACCGGTTCCTCTGGGTGGTGCGAGCCCCTCCCGGCCATGCTGACCCAGACCTCGACACGCTCCTACCGGAGGGTTTCTTGGAGAGGACCAGTGGTCGTGGCCTCGTCATCAAGCTGTGGGCGCCGCAGGTGGACGTGCTCCGGCACAAGGCAGTCGACGCATTCgtgacgcactgcgggtggaactcggtGCTGGAGGGGATCATGGGTGGATGCCCGATGCTCTGTTGGCCCCTGTACGCGGagcagaagatgaacaaggtgtttCTGGTGGATGAGTTCGGAGTTGGTGTGGAGGTGGTCGGGTGGCAGCAGGGGGTGGtcgaggccggggaggtggaAGCCAAGGTGACGTTGGTTTTGGAGAGCGAAGAAGGGGAGAGGCTTCGAGCGAAGGTGACGTCGCTGAGAGAGGCTGCAGCCGTGGCGTGGAATGAAGGTGGGTCGTCTCGCGTAGCGTTTGGTCAGTTCCTATTGGACTTGGAGGGCCTAGGGATGGGGCAGGGATGGGCTTGATGCATAGGTGCATCTTGTTACTACAAACATGCACGCTGTCCTTATAATGTTCAATTATTCATATGTGGAACTTGGACTCATTTCTTGTGCGGATCATTGTCAGTGTATCTcgtccgtgtatgatagtgccATGCATGTGTTAAGAGAGTATGTGAATGAAACAAGTTATTTCAGGTCGCCGTCTAATTGATAGAGTCACTGCATCAAAAGTGGCAGATTTACCCTAATTATTTTTCCTCAAAAAGGAAAATGGTTTTCCTTCTACTTCTCATCAGgttctatatttttcctacaaactacactacaccactgacttattccaatttgtttcacatttttatcatctctagCTTaatcattatgcaaaaagacaaaagcaaccttagatttccatgataaaactcAAACAGAGActtaaacatctgagctaggctgcacatcatttttataagcttcAATTCTctaaaacaaacacttgagagttggatttaccattttagcatttttttgcaatttactatgatttaaatggcctaaacaaggattaaaacatatagCATCAATTCCAGCAGAGACATGTGTCAAAAGTATTTTATTAGAAACTACACTTTATAATGAGTCTAGCAAAactgatttggtatttttccgAGTTTTGGTGattttccaaagttaaacacaTTTCCTGCcgattataaaacaaaaaccgAAAACAGCTTTACAACCGGGCCCTCTAAATTTCCAGACTCACAACCACACCCTCGCTATTTATACCTAAGCCCTCGGTCGAGTTTCACAATCACACTCATGTTCCTATGGCGGCGCGTGGCGGTGGGGTTGCGATTCCATCGGCTCGCCGGCGATTCCAGGGCAACAAGCGCTCGGGGAGGGGTGTATGCTCACCGTGGGGCTGCTGGCGAAGGCTCGGGCGTGGAGGGGGCTTGGTGGCAGCGGAACGGTGAAAGGCGGCGCTGCGGCTTCGGCGGGGCTAGGCGGCGACATTCCAGCGGCGTCGAAGCTTGGTGACGGCAACGGTCAACGGCTCGAGTTGCgcgaggtggtggcggagcaatttgcagcggcggcggagagcgagGCTGCGTGGAGGTGGGCTCTCCATGGAGGGGTGAACGGCGGCAAAAAAGGGGAGCAGAGCAGAGGTGGGGAAACAAGGGCGGAGGGGCGCACCGGTGAGAGAGTGCCGGCTTTTATAGccgcgggagagagagggatgCGAGATGGGGCTACGGCGCTTGCAGAGGGAACTGGAGGGGTGCCGGGGCACTGCTGCCGCCATaaatggcggcggcgccattggcggacagggGAGGCGACCGCGCGGGGTGCGGCAGGCAAGGTGGCAGGATCTGGGCGAAGCGAGCGTGCGCATGAGGAACAGCTTTGCCAGGGCGTCGGGTTGGCGAGGCTGGCACTCGAAGCGTCGCGGTCGAGCAgcggttggcgaaggcggcggtgtCGAGCAAGCATCCGCGGGGACGCGCGCGggcagagcagcagcaggagacgGTGCGTGCCCTCGAGCAAGGTGGGGCTGACGGGAGCAGGGGGGGACCGCGGCGCTTACTGGTTGCGGGGCGCGTGAGGCGGCATCTTGCCCGGGCCGGAGACTGGGCGAAACGACTTCGCCGGTGAAGCCGTGCCACGCGGCGCTGGCGCTCTGGAG
Above is a genomic segment from Setaria viridis chromosome 4, Setaria_viridis_v4.0, whole genome shotgun sequence containing:
- the LOC117853108 gene encoding retrovirus-related Pol polyprotein from transposon RE2 isoform X1, whose amino-acid sequence is MAGPAGRRVLRGAQICDDVHVPPTCATNRVGVFQEETAAAAGENLEENPTAHDHMQSTLDGAPEVDPVQVRGVDPGADVSAAQSAHPPNPGAAAGSHASVAGGGGEIDPPGSSAPQITDDVGTHEHAPGLATSGPAPAGSDDPGAASTRPRMHAQGGIRKPRVYTDGTIRYGLLAANGEPNTLHEALADNNWKHAMDEEFLALHKNKTWRLVPPAPGRNVIDCKWVYKVKRKADGSIDRYKARLVAKGFKQRYGIDYEDTFSPVVKAATIRLVLSIAISRGWTLRQLDVQNAFLHGVLEEEVYMRQPPGYQDKYHPQYICKLDKALYGLKQAPRAWYYRLNTKLQEMGFKPSKGDTSLFYFRKGALMVFILIYVDDIIVASSSPEGTKQLLKALKSDFALKDLGELHYFLGIEVSKINNGILLSQSKYSNDILKRTSMVNCKPCSTPIFITEKLSAYEGTTLSAEDATRFRSIVGALQYLTLTRPDIAFAVNKVCQFLHKPTTIHWKAVKRILRYIRFTVALELGIIRSRSSLVSGFSDADWAGCVDDRRSTGGFAIFFGGNLVSWSARKQATVSRSSTEAEYKAKVNATAEIIWIQSLLRELGIKSSPAAVLWCDNLGATYLSANLVFHARTKHIEIDYHFVRERVAQKQLQIRFIGTSDQIADGLTKPLNSCKLEELKYNLNLGVAG
- the LOC117853108 gene encoding anthocyanidin 5,3-O-glucosyltransferase isoform X3, giving the protein MRKTVVLYPGLAVSHFVPMMQLADALLEEGYAVAVALIDATMEFDASFAAAVRRVASSSKLAVTFHTLPRVQNLPTIAPSPQFLFGYFELVRRYNEHLSELLRSLPNLQAVIVDSLSNEVLDVNNSHGIPAYTFFAWSVSALAVFLQLPSLRMEGRRRQPSFKELGDSPLNVLGVPPMPASHLNREMLEDPSSEIYRAMKSSFSKNLEADGMLVNTFASLEARALGALKNPEFLLLGSELTVPPVYSVGPLVERAAGRETREEHECLAWLDEQPEHSVVFLCFGSIGYHTEAQLKEMAVGLERSGHRFLWVVRAPPGHADPDLDTLLPEGFLERTSGRGLVIKLWAPQVDVLRHKAVDAFVTHCGWNSVLEGIMGGCPMLCWPLYAEQKMNKVFLVDEFGVGVEVVGWQQGVVEAGEVEAKVTLVLESEEGERLRAKVTSLREAAAVAWNEGGSSRVAFGQFLLDLEGLGMGQGWA
- the LOC117853108 gene encoding retrovirus-related Pol polyprotein from transposon RE2 isoform X2, producing the protein MQSTLDGAPEVDPVQVRGVDPGADVSAAQSAHPPNPGAAAGSHASVAGGGGEIDPPGSSAPQITDDVGTHEHAPGLATSGPAPAGSDDPGAASTRPRMHAQGGIRKPRVYTDGTIRYGLLAANGEPNTLHEALADNNWKHAMDEEFLALHKNKTWRLVPPAPGRNVIDCKWVYKVKRKADGSIDRYKARLVAKGFKQRYGIDYEDTFSPVVKAATIRLVLSIAISRGWTLRQLDVQNAFLHGVLEEEVYMRQPPGYQDKYHPQYICKLDKALYGLKQAPRAWYYRLNTKLQEMGFKPSKGDTSLFYFRKGALMVFILIYVDDIIVASSSPEGTKQLLKALKSDFALKDLGELHYFLGIEVSKINNGILLSQSKYSNDILKRTSMVNCKPCSTPIFITEKLSAYEGTTLSAEDATRFRSIVGALQYLTLTRPDIAFAVNKVCQFLHKPTTIHWKAVKRILRYIRFTVALELGIIRSRSSLVSGFSDADWAGCVDDRRSTGGFAIFFGGNLVSWSARKQATVSRSSTEAEYKAKVNATAEIIWIQSLLRELGIKSSPAAVLWCDNLGATYLSANLVFHARTKHIEIDYHFVRERVAQKQLQIRFIGTSDQIADGLTKPLNSCKLEELKYNLNLGVAG